One Arthrobacter sp. FW306-07-I genomic window carries:
- a CDS encoding glutamine amidotransferase has protein sequence MLPFLLLASRAEDAAAEDEYAAYLRYGGLEERELVRVRLEAAPLPSLDLSKYSGVIVGGSPFTSSDPPEHKSPVQHRVEQELAALLDQLVDLDFPFLGACYGVGTLGSHQGAVIDRTYGEPLGAVQVELTEEGLQDPILQGMPQTFTAFTGHKEAVSSLPPHAVLLARAASCPVHMFRVKTNLYATQFHPELDTDGLVTRIDIYRHAGYFPPESAEELMAAARQFTVTEPMAVLKNFVARYAR, from the coding sequence ATGCTGCCTTTCCTGCTCCTGGCCTCCCGTGCGGAGGATGCCGCCGCGGAGGATGAGTACGCCGCCTACCTGAGGTACGGCGGGCTTGAAGAACGGGAACTGGTCCGCGTCCGGCTCGAAGCCGCTCCCCTGCCCTCGCTGGACCTTTCAAAGTACTCCGGCGTGATCGTCGGCGGCAGCCCCTTCACCTCCAGCGACCCGCCGGAGCACAAGAGCCCTGTCCAGCACCGCGTGGAGCAGGAGTTGGCAGCGCTCCTGGACCAGCTGGTGGACCTTGACTTCCCGTTCCTCGGCGCCTGCTACGGAGTCGGCACGCTCGGGAGCCACCAGGGCGCCGTGATCGACCGGACCTACGGCGAGCCGCTGGGCGCGGTGCAGGTGGAACTGACTGAGGAGGGACTGCAGGACCCCATCCTGCAGGGAATGCCCCAAACCTTCACAGCCTTCACCGGGCACAAGGAAGCTGTCAGCTCGCTGCCCCCGCACGCTGTGCTGCTGGCGCGGGCGGCCTCCTGCCCCGTCCACATGTTCCGCGTCAAGACCAACCTTTACGCCACCCAGTTCCACCCGGAGCTGGACACCGACGGGCTGGTGACCCGGATCGACATCTACCGGCATGCCGGCTACTTCCCGCCGGAGTCCGCGGAGGAACTCATGGCGGCGGCACGGCAATTCACCGTCACCGAGCCCATGGCCGTGCTGAAGAACTTCGTGGCCCGCTACGCCCGCTGA
- a CDS encoding MFS transporter: MTVDRTVETGVQPGPARATDSPALEFRPGRWIANWDAENKEQWETAGRAIARRNLNWSIFAEFLGFVVWQLWSIVVVQLPAAGFTFSTSEIFWLISMPSLVGATLRIPYTFMVPRFGGRNWTIVSALLLLIPSTGLALCVSNPETPFGVMLLVAALAGFGGGNFASSMANITFFYPAREKGWALGLNAAGGNLGAAVAQLAVPIVITLLAAGTVNLPMAGWMWVPFILLAAFGAFKYMNNLTSAKGDVAGSVAALKEPHLWIMALLYIGTFGSFIGFAGVFPKLIKDYFPGFSTIGVGTVALSLAFLGPLVGSLARPYGGRMADRMGGARMTVSAFAAMAVITLTMVWTLPLKNFLLFLVLFLMLFTASGFGNGATYRMIPVIFATSSRAARKGASSVATQRLASSALGLISAIGAYGGFVIPQVLNASSSASGSYTPAFYGFVGAYVLMLVVCWACYIRKAGRNAMGHI, from the coding sequence GTGACTGTTGACCGCACTGTCGAAACCGGCGTACAGCCCGGCCCTGCCCGCGCCACAGACTCACCTGCCCTTGAATTCCGCCCCGGCCGCTGGATCGCCAACTGGGATGCGGAGAACAAGGAGCAGTGGGAAACCGCGGGCCGCGCCATCGCACGCCGGAACCTGAACTGGTCCATCTTCGCCGAGTTCCTGGGCTTCGTGGTCTGGCAGCTCTGGTCCATCGTGGTGGTCCAGCTTCCCGCCGCCGGCTTCACCTTCTCCACGTCGGAGATCTTTTGGCTCATCTCCATGCCCAGCCTGGTGGGCGCCACGCTCCGCATTCCCTACACGTTCATGGTCCCCCGCTTCGGCGGCCGGAACTGGACCATTGTGTCCGCCCTGCTGCTCCTGATCCCCTCCACCGGGCTGGCCCTCTGCGTCTCCAACCCGGAGACCCCATTCGGCGTCATGCTCCTTGTGGCGGCCCTGGCCGGCTTCGGCGGCGGAAACTTTGCCAGCTCCATGGCCAACATCACCTTCTTCTACCCGGCCCGGGAAAAGGGCTGGGCGCTGGGCTTGAACGCCGCGGGCGGAAACCTCGGTGCCGCCGTCGCACAGCTTGCCGTTCCCATTGTGATCACCCTGCTGGCCGCCGGCACCGTGAACCTTCCCATGGCCGGCTGGATGTGGGTTCCCTTCATCCTGCTGGCAGCCTTTGGGGCCTTCAAATACATGAACAACCTCACCAGCGCCAAGGGCGACGTGGCCGGATCGGTGGCGGCGCTCAAGGAACCGCACCTGTGGATCATGGCGCTGCTGTACATCGGGACGTTTGGTTCCTTCATCGGTTTCGCCGGCGTGTTCCCCAAGCTGATCAAGGACTACTTCCCCGGGTTCTCCACCATCGGCGTGGGAACCGTGGCCCTCTCGCTCGCCTTCCTGGGCCCCCTGGTGGGCTCGCTGGCCCGCCCCTACGGCGGACGCATGGCGGACCGCATGGGCGGAGCCCGGATGACCGTTTCGGCCTTCGCCGCCATGGCCGTAATCACGCTGACCATGGTCTGGACGCTGCCGCTGAAGAACTTCCTGCTCTTCCTGGTCCTGTTCCTGATGCTGTTCACTGCCAGCGGCTTCGGCAACGGCGCCACCTACCGGATGATTCCGGTCATCTTCGCCACCTCCAGCCGGGCCGCGCGCAAGGGCGCAAGCTCCGTGGCCACGCAGCGGCTGGCGTCCTCTGCCCTCGGCCTGATCTCCGCTATCGGGGCCTACGGCGGCTTCGTCATCCCCCAGGTCCTGAACGCCTCCAGCAGCGCCAGCGGTTCCTACACCCCCGCCTTCTACGGGTTCGTCGGCGCGTATGTCCTGATGCTGGTGGTCTGCTGGGCCTGCTACATCCGCAAGGCGGGCCGGAACGCGATGGGACACATCTAG
- a CDS encoding YybH family protein: MLAPSFQEEVDRYHQAVPEITRGNAAPIKELYSRLDDVTLANPFGGIARGWAQVEARLDQAARQFRDGEMLGFDTVTSYTARDTAYLVETEHFRARLDGAAATEEFALRVTSIFRREEGYWKLLHRHADPAARPQSRRSLTQPPA; encoded by the coding sequence ATGCTCGCACCAAGTTTCCAGGAAGAAGTGGACCGCTACCACCAAGCGGTTCCCGAGATCACCCGCGGCAATGCGGCTCCAATCAAGGAACTGTACTCCCGGCTGGATGACGTCACGCTGGCAAACCCGTTCGGCGGGATCGCCCGCGGCTGGGCCCAGGTGGAAGCCCGGTTGGACCAGGCGGCACGCCAGTTCCGCGACGGCGAGATGCTGGGCTTCGACACCGTGACCTCCTACACGGCGCGCGACACTGCCTACCTGGTGGAGACAGAGCATTTCCGGGCACGGCTGGACGGGGCTGCAGCCACGGAGGAGTTCGCCCTGCGCGTGACCAGCATCTTCCGGCGCGAGGAGGGCTACTGGAAGCTGCTGCACCGCCACGCGGACCCGGCGGCCCGGCCCCAGTCCCGCCGGTCGCTGACGCAACCGCCGGCCTGA
- a CDS encoding acetyl/propionyl/methylcrotonyl-CoA carboxylase subunit alpha, translating into MSANLEQSAGTTQPSLTKVLIANRGEIAVRIIRAARDEGLASVAVYADPDRDALHVRLADEAYALGGTTAAESYLVMDKIIEAARQSGADAIHPGYGFLAENAQFAARVIEAGITWIGPSPEAISALGDKVQARHIAEKVGAPLVPGTADPVESAQEVLDFVDQHGLPVAIKAAFGGGGRGIKVARTREEIPELYESAVREATAAFGRGECFIERFLDAPRHVETQCLADSHGNVVVVSTRDCSLQRRNQKLVEEAPAPFLTEDQNRKLYESSKAILKEAGYLGAGTCEFLVGQDGTISFLEVNTRLQVEHCVSEEVTGIDLVREQFRLARGEELGYGDPEVRGHSIEFRITGEDPGRNFLPAPGTLRVLKNPTGPGVRVDSGVEQGDVISGNFDSMLSKLIITGASRPQALQRARRALEEMVVEGIPTVIPFDLAVVSDPAFAPAEGPFKVHTRWIETEFSNNLPAWTPEGTVDGEGSGEDRQRVVVEVGGKRLEVVLPASLGTPGTAAAATGKPGKSKKRSRSAGPAAATGNALTSPMQGTIVKVAVTHGDVVSEGDLVVVLEAMKMEQPLTAHRSGTITGLTATAGETVSAGAIIATIED; encoded by the coding sequence TTGTCAGCAAATTTGGAGCAGTCCGCAGGAACCACGCAGCCGAGCCTCACAAAGGTGCTGATCGCCAACCGCGGCGAAATCGCCGTGCGCATTATCCGGGCGGCCCGGGACGAAGGCCTCGCCTCCGTCGCCGTCTACGCTGACCCGGACCGCGATGCCCTGCATGTCCGGCTCGCTGACGAGGCCTATGCCTTGGGCGGCACCACCGCCGCCGAGTCCTACCTGGTGATGGACAAGATCATCGAGGCCGCCCGCCAGTCCGGCGCCGACGCCATCCACCCCGGCTACGGCTTCCTGGCGGAAAACGCCCAGTTCGCCGCCCGGGTGATCGAGGCCGGCATCACCTGGATCGGCCCCTCCCCCGAGGCGATCTCCGCCTTGGGCGACAAAGTCCAGGCCCGGCACATCGCCGAAAAGGTGGGTGCCCCGCTGGTGCCCGGCACGGCCGATCCCGTTGAGTCCGCGCAGGAGGTCCTGGACTTCGTTGACCAGCACGGCCTGCCCGTGGCCATCAAGGCCGCTTTCGGCGGCGGCGGGCGCGGCATCAAGGTGGCCCGTACCCGGGAAGAAATCCCCGAACTGTACGAGTCCGCCGTCCGCGAGGCCACGGCAGCCTTCGGCCGCGGCGAATGCTTCATCGAGCGCTTCCTGGACGCCCCGCGCCATGTGGAGACCCAGTGCCTGGCCGATTCGCACGGCAACGTCGTGGTGGTGTCCACCCGCGACTGCTCGCTCCAGCGGCGAAACCAGAAACTCGTGGAGGAGGCCCCGGCCCCGTTCCTCACTGAGGACCAGAACCGCAAGCTGTACGAATCGTCCAAGGCCATCCTGAAAGAGGCCGGCTACCTGGGCGCAGGCACCTGCGAATTCCTGGTTGGCCAGGATGGAACCATTTCCTTCCTTGAGGTCAACACCCGCCTCCAGGTGGAGCACTGCGTCTCCGAGGAAGTGACCGGCATCGACCTGGTCCGCGAGCAGTTTCGGCTGGCCCGCGGCGAGGAACTGGGCTACGGCGACCCCGAGGTGCGCGGCCACTCCATCGAATTCCGCATCACCGGTGAGGACCCGGGCCGGAACTTCCTGCCCGCCCCCGGCACCCTCCGCGTCCTGAAAAACCCCACCGGCCCCGGTGTCCGCGTGGACTCCGGCGTGGAGCAGGGCGACGTGATCAGCGGAAACTTCGATTCCATGCTGTCCAAGCTCATCATCACCGGCGCCAGCCGCCCGCAGGCCCTGCAGCGTGCCCGCCGCGCCCTGGAGGAGATGGTGGTGGAGGGCATCCCCACCGTCATCCCGTTCGACCTCGCTGTCGTCTCGGACCCTGCGTTCGCACCCGCCGAAGGCCCCTTCAAGGTCCACACCCGGTGGATCGAAACCGAATTCAGCAACAACCTGCCCGCATGGACCCCTGAGGGGACCGTTGACGGCGAAGGCTCCGGCGAAGACCGCCAGCGCGTGGTGGTGGAGGTAGGCGGCAAGCGCCTTGAGGTGGTCCTTCCCGCGTCCCTGGGGACGCCGGGAACGGCAGCGGCTGCGACGGGCAAGCCGGGCAAGTCCAAGAAGCGCTCCCGCTCTGCTGGTCCCGCCGCCGCCACCGGCAATGCGCTGACCTCCCCCATGCAGGGAACCATTGTGAAGGTGGCTGTGACGCACGGCGACGTGGTGTCCGAAGGCGACCTGGTGGTGGTCCTCGAGGCCATGAAGATGGAGCAGCCGCTCACCGCACACCGTTCCGGCACCATCACGGGCCTGACCGCAACGGCCGGCGAGACGGTGTCCGCGGGCGCCATCATCGCCACCATCGAGGACTAG
- a CDS encoding molybdopterin oxidoreductase family protein has translation MPASADTHCPYCALQCAMTLTPTAGLAPAAQPGPGPAPAPRSTPGPASNPAPALEVAGRDFPTNRGGLCRKGWTSPSLLNHAGRITEPLLKGPDGVHRPIGWDHALDLAARAVKDACARYGADAVGVFGGGGLTNEKAYMLGKFARLALGTSRIDYNGRFCMSSAAAAGMRAFGVDRGLPFPVEALDTASTILLLGSNVAETMPPFVQHLKGARDAGGLVVVDPRRSATAAFTADGGGLHLQPLPGTDLTLLLGLSHVVIHENLVDSAYVQERTSGYSAVVRSVNAFWPERVQSITGVPAELIRLTARMLAAGARAGGSYILTGRGVEQHVDGTDTATAAINLSLLLGLPGSARSGYGTLTGQGNGQGGREHGQKADQLPGYRKITDPAARAHVAAVWGVPEDLIPGPGLPAVQLLKSLGKPDGVRCLFVHASNIAVAAPDANAVIAGLRSLDFLVVCDFLLSETAAEADLILPVLQWAEEDGTLTNLEGRVLRRRRAVSPPPGARSELWIMARLAERLDAPSTYSEDPETVFEELRLASAGGLADYSGIDYAMLDRGEPAYWPYPAGSSGTPRLFTDRFAHPDGKAQLVPVAPRRRRTPAVSPGPAAKEMTLITGRLLEHYQSGAQTRRVAELLAAQPEAKVQLHPAAAEAMAIAEGSLVSVANSRGEVVCRAELSTAIRPETVFLPFHFPGSESANRLTEAATDPVSGMPEFKFNTVWVRPVAAPDSARMLQTTEAS, from the coding sequence ATGCCCGCAAGCGCCGACACGCACTGCCCCTACTGCGCCCTGCAGTGCGCCATGACGCTCACGCCCACCGCGGGCCTGGCACCGGCTGCCCAACCGGGGCCGGGCCCCGCGCCGGCACCCCGTTCCACGCCCGGGCCTGCATCCAACCCGGCACCTGCCCTGGAGGTTGCCGGCCGGGACTTCCCCACCAACCGCGGCGGCCTGTGCCGCAAGGGCTGGACCTCGCCGTCGCTGCTGAACCACGCGGGCAGGATCACTGAGCCCCTGCTGAAGGGTCCCGACGGCGTGCACCGCCCCATCGGCTGGGACCACGCCCTGGACCTCGCGGCCCGGGCAGTGAAGGACGCCTGCGCCCGGTACGGTGCGGACGCCGTGGGCGTGTTCGGCGGCGGTGGACTCACCAACGAGAAGGCCTACATGCTGGGCAAGTTCGCCCGGCTGGCCCTCGGCACGTCCCGCATCGACTACAACGGCAGGTTCTGCATGTCCTCCGCGGCGGCTGCCGGGATGCGGGCCTTCGGCGTGGACCGCGGCCTGCCCTTCCCGGTCGAGGCGCTGGACACCGCCAGCACCATCCTGCTGCTCGGTTCGAACGTTGCCGAGACCATGCCGCCGTTCGTGCAGCACCTCAAGGGCGCCCGCGACGCCGGCGGATTGGTCGTGGTGGATCCACGCCGTTCCGCCACCGCAGCCTTCACGGCAGATGGCGGCGGACTCCACCTCCAGCCGCTGCCCGGCACAGACCTCACCCTGCTGCTCGGCCTCTCCCACGTGGTCATCCACGAGAACCTCGTGGACAGCGCCTACGTCCAGGAGCGCACTTCCGGCTACAGCGCCGTGGTCCGCAGCGTCAACGCCTTCTGGCCCGAACGCGTCCAGTCGATCACCGGCGTCCCGGCGGAGCTGATCCGGCTGACGGCCCGCATGCTTGCGGCCGGAGCCCGGGCGGGCGGGAGCTACATCCTCACGGGCCGCGGGGTGGAACAGCATGTCGACGGCACCGACACCGCCACCGCCGCCATCAACCTCAGCCTCCTGCTGGGCCTGCCCGGGTCCGCCCGCAGCGGCTACGGCACCCTCACCGGCCAGGGCAATGGCCAGGGCGGCCGCGAACACGGCCAGAAGGCGGACCAGCTTCCGGGCTACCGCAAAATCACCGACCCTGCCGCCCGCGCGCACGTCGCCGCCGTCTGGGGTGTCCCCGAGGACCTGATCCCCGGCCCCGGCCTGCCGGCCGTGCAGCTGCTGAAGTCATTGGGAAAGCCCGACGGCGTCCGGTGCCTCTTCGTCCATGCCTCCAACATTGCGGTGGCGGCACCCGATGCGAATGCCGTGATCGCTGGGCTGCGCAGCCTGGACTTCCTGGTGGTCTGCGACTTCCTCCTGTCCGAAACCGCCGCGGAAGCGGACCTGATCCTGCCCGTGCTGCAGTGGGCCGAAGAGGACGGCACCCTGACCAACTTGGAAGGACGCGTGCTGCGCCGCCGTCGCGCCGTCTCCCCGCCCCCCGGCGCCCGGAGCGAACTGTGGATCATGGCCCGCCTGGCCGAGCGGTTGGACGCACCCTCCACCTACAGCGAGGACCCGGAGACGGTCTTCGAGGAGCTGCGGCTCGCCTCCGCCGGTGGCCTCGCTGATTATTCAGGCATCGACTACGCCATGCTGGACCGCGGCGAGCCCGCCTACTGGCCGTACCCGGCCGGCAGTTCCGGAACGCCGCGGCTGTTCACCGACCGCTTTGCGCACCCCGACGGCAAGGCGCAGCTGGTCCCGGTGGCGCCGCGCCGCCGTCGTACGCCCGCTGTCAGCCCCGGACCCGCTGCAAAGGAAATGACCCTCATCACCGGCCGGCTCCTGGAGCACTACCAGTCCGGTGCCCAGACCCGGCGCGTGGCGGAGCTCCTCGCCGCCCAGCCCGAGGCGAAAGTGCAGCTCCACCCCGCGGCAGCGGAAGCGATGGCCATCGCCGAGGGATCATTGGTCTCCGTGGCCAACAGCCGCGGCGAGGTGGTGTGCCGGGCGGAGCTGAGCACGGCAATCCGCCCCGAGACGGTTTTCCTGCCCTTCCATTTTCCGGGTTCCGAAAGCGCCAACCGGCTGACCGAAGCGGCCACCGATCC
- a CDS encoding Maf family protein, with amino-acid sequence MLHLILASQSPARTKLLAEAGIRHTVLVSDVDEAAVQERYGVTDPHDTALLLARAKAEAVASLPEAEGALVLGCDSVFEFDGEAHGKPYTADVARERMLRMSGRAGVLHTGHWLVDCRDTDDDGNGGRGSGATLGAVASAEVSFLDMEPAEIDAYIATGEPLHCAGSFTIDGLGGAFIRKVDGDPHAVVGLSVSTLRGLLAAANVRITDLWPPR; translated from the coding sequence GTGCTCCATCTGATCCTCGCCTCCCAGTCCCCCGCCCGCACCAAGCTCCTGGCCGAGGCCGGTATCCGGCACACCGTGCTGGTGTCCGACGTCGACGAAGCCGCCGTCCAGGAACGGTATGGTGTCACCGACCCGCATGACACCGCGCTGCTGCTGGCCCGGGCGAAGGCTGAGGCCGTGGCGTCGCTGCCGGAGGCGGAAGGTGCGCTGGTGCTGGGCTGCGACTCCGTCTTCGAGTTCGACGGCGAGGCCCACGGCAAGCCCTACACCGCCGACGTCGCCCGCGAGCGGATGCTGCGGATGAGCGGCAGGGCGGGCGTGCTGCACACGGGCCACTGGCTGGTGGACTGCAGGGACACGGACGACGACGGCAACGGCGGCCGCGGCTCGGGCGCCACGCTCGGGGCGGTCGCCTCCGCCGAAGTTTCCTTCCTGGACATGGAACCGGCAGAGATCGACGCCTACATCGCCACCGGTGAACCGCTGCACTGTGCGGGTTCCTTCACTATCGACGGCCTGGGCGGGGCCTTTATCCGGAAGGTCGACGGCGACCCGCACGCCGTCGTCGGCCTTTCCGTCTCCACCCTGCGCGGGCTGCTCGCTGCCGCCAATGTGCGGATCACGGACCTCTGGCCGCCGCGCTAA
- a CDS encoding MFS transporter, translating to MSSTDTTALPGAHQPVNSRGRVIVASLIGTTVEFYDFYVYATAAVLVFPKLFFPSANETTQLLSSFAVFGVAFIARPLGSIIFGHFGDKFGRKGTLVASLLTMGIATFLIGCLPTALVPGWEFLAPALLVVMRFAQGLALGGEWSGAALLATENAPANKRAIYGTFPQLGAPIGFIIANVIFLVASYTLAPEAFAAWGWRVPFLLSAVMVIIGLYVRLKLIETPAFTKVLESNEVAKLPLGRVFKTSWRQLILGTFIMLATYVLFYLMTTFTLTYGTKPTLEGAKAAAEKAGKPMSEAAAAAFVPGLGYSRNDFLWMLIAGVVFFGIFTLVSGPLAEKFGRRKMLLAVTAGIFVFGLLFVPLFSGGFVGTMGLLILGFSLMGLTFGPMGALLPELFPTNVRYTGSAISYNFSSILGAAVAPFIAVALWEAAKGSPVLVGVYLTSMAVLTLIALFLTRETRDVDYENNVA from the coding sequence ATGTCATCCACCGATACCACCGCGCTGCCAGGTGCACACCAGCCGGTGAACTCCCGCGGCCGCGTCATCGTGGCCAGCCTGATCGGCACCACAGTGGAGTTTTACGACTTCTACGTCTACGCCACCGCCGCCGTCCTCGTCTTCCCGAAGCTCTTTTTCCCCAGCGCGAACGAAACCACGCAGCTGCTGAGCTCCTTTGCCGTGTTTGGCGTGGCCTTCATCGCCCGCCCCCTCGGCTCCATCATCTTCGGGCACTTCGGTGACAAGTTTGGCCGCAAGGGCACGCTGGTGGCTTCGCTGCTGACCATGGGTATCGCCACGTTCCTCATCGGCTGCCTTCCCACCGCGCTGGTTCCGGGCTGGGAGTTCCTGGCGCCGGCCCTGCTGGTGGTCATGCGCTTCGCCCAGGGCCTGGCGCTCGGCGGCGAATGGAGCGGGGCCGCGCTGCTGGCCACCGAAAATGCTCCCGCCAACAAGCGCGCCATCTACGGCACCTTCCCGCAGCTCGGCGCCCCGATCGGCTTCATCATCGCCAACGTCATCTTCCTGGTGGCAAGCTACACCCTGGCGCCGGAGGCCTTCGCGGCATGGGGCTGGCGCGTGCCGTTCCTGCTCAGCGCCGTCATGGTCATCATCGGCCTGTACGTCCGCCTCAAGCTGATCGAAACCCCGGCCTTCACCAAGGTCCTGGAGTCCAACGAGGTCGCCAAGCTGCCGCTGGGCCGCGTCTTCAAGACCAGCTGGCGCCAGCTGATCCTGGGTACCTTCATCATGCTGGCCACCTACGTGCTCTTCTACCTGATGACAACGTTCACGCTCACCTACGGCACCAAGCCAACCCTGGAAGGCGCCAAGGCCGCAGCCGAAAAGGCCGGCAAACCGATGAGCGAAGCCGCCGCCGCCGCGTTCGTCCCCGGCCTTGGCTACAGCCGCAACGACTTCCTCTGGATGCTGATTGCCGGCGTCGTCTTCTTCGGCATCTTCACCCTTGTCTCCGGACCGCTGGCGGAAAAGTTCGGCCGCCGCAAGATGCTCCTCGCAGTCACTGCCGGGATCTTCGTCTTCGGCCTGCTGTTCGTTCCGCTGTTCAGCGGCGGCTTCGTGGGCACCATGGGCCTGCTGATCCTCGGGTTCTCGCTCATGGGCCTCACCTTCGGCCCGATGGGGGCGCTGCTGCCCGAACTGTTCCCCACCAACGTGCGGTACACCGGATCCGCCATCAGCTACAACTTCTCCAGCATCCTGGGTGCAGCAGTGGCGCCGTTCATCGCGGTGGCCCTCTGGGAAGCTGCCAAGGGCAGCCCGGTCCTGGTCGGGGTCTACCTGACCTCGATGGCGGTGCTCACCTTGATCGCGCTGTTCCTCACCCGCGAAACCCGGGACGTGGACTACGAGAACAACGTGGCCTGA